TTCGATGCCGAAGATCAACTCCATATTGTGGCGAACGTGATGCCCTATGTCGGCGGTCAGGGCTATATCATTCCGGCTCAGCTCTGGCACTGGTGCGAAGCTAACACGCCGAACTGGTCTCACATTACGACCGCGACCTGCGACCCGAACAATCTCGGAGCCGCGGTCGGGTACAACGCAATGTACGCCTGCCGGCCCTCGATGGGCGAGGACCAGAACGGAAACCTGTTCGTCGCATGGGAGCAGTTTGACTCGATCAATGTTGAACCGGGCCCACCCGAGCGTCTGCGGGCCGACATATTCTACTCCCATTCCTCAGACAATGGTCAGACATGGGCTGAACCAGTCAAGATAACTGATGGTGGTACGGTCTCGCACCGATTCCCCTGTATCATGGACTACATTACCGACACGGTAATGGTCATGTACATGATTGACCAGCGCGCTGGGTTCTACCTGTACAACGAGGGGCCAGCTACGTACAACCCGATTGTTGTGCAGAAGTGGGCAAACCCCTATGGTCCTGGTATCAAGTCTGGGCCAAGGCAAGAACCTCGGCAGATGGCAGTTACGGCCAGCCCGAATCCGTTCAGCCGTAACGTGAGAATATCATATGCTGTTCCTCGTGCCGGTACAGCGGCAATTAAGGTGTATGACATCACCGGCCGGCCGGTCCGTACGCTGGTTTCCGGCCGGGTTGAGCCGGGCCGGTACAGTATGGTGTGGGACGGTTGTGACGAGTCAGGCAGGAAGGTTGCAGCCGGTGTTTACCTGTACAAGTACTCACTCGGCCGTGACCGCATCACGGGCAGACTTACAATAGCTTACTAGCGGGGCTACGACTGTGTCTGGAGCGCCCGCTTCTGCGGGCGCTCCAGACTATCAAGATTTCTTGGTTGCCCTAATTCCGGATGAGAGAGGTTTTCATGAACAAGCTGGTTCTTCTTGCAGCTTCGTCGTTGCTAGTCGGTTCGGTCACCGGTCAATACACGCGAGAATGGCAGAGCGGTAATCTGGGCTATAACTGCTGGGGTGCAAGCTATGGATACGATGTTGATGGCGACGGCGTTCCCAACATGTACGTCCGCTCCAGCGGGCAGATTGCGATATACCAGAACTACTCGGTGTACTGGACCATTAACTTTTCCGGCTATGATTACCCGTCCCTGGTCACGCCCCGCGACATTGATGGCGACGGGCTTGTCAAGCCGGTAAACATGGACGGCGACCCGGCTGGCGAAGTAGTGGCGACAGCATATCGGGTTTCCGGGCAGGACCTTTATGGCAGGATAAGGGTTTACGATGCTTCGAGTAGGCAGCTAGAGTGGGACAGTGGAGAACTGTCCGGATTTACTGGTTCGGCGTCGGTTGATGACGTTGATGGTGACGGCAAGCACGAGGTAATCATCACTCGCTATAACTACACCGGAAACTGGGGCTATGTCGAGGTCTACGGGTACACTGGTGCGGGCATCTCCGGTGGTTACGGTCCGAAGTTGCGCTCCGCTGTTTCCGGTCCTACGGTAGGACAAGAACCTTCTATCAGGTTTCAGCTTGCCGGCCGGACAGCGGTCCGGGTAGCTTTGTACGACGCCGCTGGCAGACAGGTGAGACAGCTGGTGAATACTACGCTGCCCGCGGGTGAATACCAAATGAGCTGGGATGGAACGGACGATTCCGGGGCCTCATTGCCGGCGGGTGTGTATCTCTATCAGGTGGAGTGCGGAGAGGGGGCCAAGTCGGGGCACTTGGTGCTTGCGCGTTAGGGATTGTTGACTTGGCGCGTGGTTCGTCTAGATTTAGGGCCGTCGCTCTGTGACATTTTGGAGCCTTTCGGAGGGCTAGCCTAATTGGTAAGGCAGCAGACTTGAAATCTGCCGGCTCA
The genomic region above belongs to candidate division WOR-3 bacterium and contains:
- a CDS encoding FlgD immunoglobulin-like domain containing protein, coding for MNKLVLLAASSLLVGSVTGQYTREWQSGNLGYNCWGASYGYDVDGDGVPNMYVRSSGQIAIYQNYSVYWTINFSGYDYPSLVTPRDIDGDGLVKPVNMDGDPAGEVVATAYRVSGQDLYGRIRVYDASSRQLEWDSGELSGFTGSASVDDVDGDGKHEVIITRYNYTGNWGYVEVYGYTGAGISGGYGPKLRSAVSGPTVGQEPSIRFQLAGRTAVRVALYDAAGRQVRQLVNTTLPAGEYQMSWDGTDDSGASLPAGVYLYQVECGEGAKSGHLVLAR